One Salvia splendens isolate huo1 chromosome 1, SspV2, whole genome shotgun sequence genomic window, GCAGTAAGTTTTATTCGAATAATAACTTTTAATCATTAGAATATGAAATTTGATCCGGAAAAAGCAGTAACTTTTACCTTCAAGAATGGTAACATTAATCATTATAACAAAAACTTTTGTACATTAAAACAATAacctttatttattaaaataataacttTTCTTAATTAGaacaacaatatttttttaataaaaaataatatacctTTTTTGTTATTGGCCTCTAatggaactttcaaaaagttagatttttcccacgaactttcaaatggacaaataatatcacaaactttacccTCCAAAATTATTCTTAAATCCATTAATATAGCAAAAAATTATTAACtgatgggaaataacaaactcgggtaaagtttgtgatattatttgtcaatttaaaagtttgtgggaaaaacccaactttttgaaagtttcatgatattagaggCCAATATCcctttaaaataatactaacatcttttatcaattaattttatcgTTTTTATAGGAAAGATCTAAAGAATAATGCTCAATCATGGATTTAATGTTTTTCTACATTATAATAGGGAAATAAATTTGTTTAggaaaattaaatttatgtcATTGCCATTAAGTAATAATACAATATCATTGACCAACAAACTGATTAATAGACATTATGTATTCTtttctaaataatttaaaatcctaTTACTAGCAATCCAAATGCATTGATCTCATTTTATcgatttagaaatttaaattatgaaaaaataaatgttATTATATGATTCAATCTTCCAAACACGGAAAGAGATTAAAAGAAAAGGGAGATAATATAGGATTTAAACTCCTATATAAAGCAATGCAGGTATGACTAATTTCTCAAGCAACAGTgcaaaataacaaataaaaatgtcaAATAGTATCTATTTTCTTATGTTGCTTCTTGAGCTCTTGGTTATTACCAATATCCCTTCTCTTGCTCATGAACTAGAAGATGATGTGATGTGGAATATCGGTTCACAAATCAAGCATCGCCACCACCATCACCACGGACACCACCATCACCACGCTCCACCTCTTCCTGCTCATCCTCCTCATCACCATGCCCCATCTCCACATGCCCATCCTCCAAGACACCACGGCCATGCTCCTGCTCCTACTCCTCAACATGCCCATTCTCCAAGTTACCACGGTCATGCACCCGTCCCAACTCCTCAATATGCTCATTCCCCAAGACACCATGGCCATGCTCCTGCCCCTACTCCTCAACATGCTCATTCGCCAAAACATCATGGTCATGCTCATTCTCCAAAACACTATAGGCACGCTCCTGCTCCTGCACCTACTCCCCAACATGCTCATTCTCCAAGCCATCATGATCATGCTCATGCACCTACTCAACACGCCCATTCTCCAAGTCATCATGATCATGCTCCTGCCCCTACTCCTCAATATGCTCATTCTCCAAGACAGCATGATCATGCTCCTGCACCTACTCCTCAACATGCTCATTCTCCAAAACACCATGGTCATGCTCATCCGCCAAAACATCATGGTCATGCTCATTCTCCAAAACACTATGGTCACGCTCCTGTACCTACTCCCCAACATGCTCATTCTCCAAGCCATCATGATCATGCTCCTGCACCTACTCAATACGCCCATTCTCCAAGTCATCATGATCATGCTCCTGCCCTTACTCCTCAATATGCTCATTCTCCAAGACAGCATGATCATGCTCCTGCACCTACTCCTCAACATGCTCATTCTCCAAAACACCATGGTCATGCTCATCCGCCAAAACATCATGGTCATGCTCATTCTCCAAAACACTATGGTCACACTCCTGTACCTACTCCCCAACATGCTCATTCTCCAAGTCATCGTAGTCATGCTCCTGCCCCTACTCCTCAACATGCTCATTCCCCGAGACAGCATGGTCATGCTCCTGCCCCTATTCCTCAACATGCTCATTCTCCTACACACCATGGTCATGTTCCTGCACCTACTCCTCAACATGCTCATCCTCCTAGACACCATGGTCATGCTCATTCTCCGAAACATCACGGTCATGCTCATTCTCCAAAACACCATGGTCATGCTCATTCTCCGAAACATCATGATCATGGTCATGCTCCGACACCTACTCCTCAGCATGCTCATTCTCCAAAACACCATGTTCATAATCCTACTTTTCTTCTCATCTAACTTCAAAAGAATAGTATCATTGAATAAAAATTTAGTTACTATTAGTTGTAATAGCTTCAAACAAATAAACTCTATTAAGTTCTTATATGGCGTAATATGTTTTTGACTAAGTTAGTTTGTGTTGAAGTTTTTGTGAAATCAATTTGAATATTGTGGCAATTGAATTagtttgtattgatcatttttatGAAATCAATTTGTTAATTTTGGCAATTAAGTTGCAGGCTAGCAGCTAGCTATTCAATGAAATCATACGAAATTCTGCAGAACCTTAATTATATCATCTAAagtctaaactaattaatactaTATGTAAAAATCATTTTAATGAAACAATAGTActatctatctatacatatatataataggCGAGTTTTGgccttaatttgaatatttacGAATTATGGgcataaatttgaatatttacaaGTTTTGAgttatattttcaatatttaaaagttttggaaagtattttaaatattaatgagTTTTGGATAGTAGCTATAAAACATTACAAAATTTTCCCACTATTTTGCTTTTGTAACTGCTTAATAATTTATAGATTTGTATCAATTCATGGCGGTTACCAATTAATTTGTAGATTTATAGAAATATCCGTCCTCCAAAATTCAACCAATAATGTAAGAATTTTAGTCACCCAATTCATATTGGTGGAATGGTGTGGAAGTTgtaactaatttttttatttaagttgaaaaataaataaacttcaTTGGAATTGTGAGTTGTTAAATAtcttaaattataattaaatataaaaaaataaaattagaagtaAAACGATTAgcagaaaaagaaaattgaaattgagacGTAGTTTTGATAAACTGAATTATAGTAATTAACAAGTTTTTATATTGACAGTCATTTCTACTTTTTATTATATACTTTGTTAAAGCCCATGCATAGAATAATTTAAGAGATCATTATTTGCTGGAATCtacataataaatttaaatactaTAATTCATCACTATTATGTTCTTAGTGTGATTATTATGTTCTTAATATTGTGATATTACTAGGGAAGAAAATTGAAATCATAGAGACAATATTTCACCAGTCTCTAGAATTTGGTGTGTGCATGTTTTTAGAACGACTAAACATATAGACAAATGAAATGTAACTTCCTTGGAATATGTTTACCATGATCGTATGATACGAGTGttatttcttatttaattatatttttatagttatttatctaaaatcattaattattattttttcccaTGTAGGGTAATAGGATTCAATGATTGTTTCCCCGCATTTTACAAAATGAGCGTGAAGAAATTAGGGAAGGATAAATTGTTTCTATTTGTGAAATGTGAATGGGaaattatatggagtatatatttatatatgtggattttttatattttttttagtttaccattttttagttgtatatttaatatattttttagattttgcATTGATAGTATTT contains:
- the LOC121792604 gene encoding histidine-rich glycoprotein-like → MSNSIYFLMLLLELLVITNIPSLAHELEDDVMWNIGSQIKHRHHHHHGHHHHHAPPLPAHPPHHHAPSPHAHPPRHHGHAPAPTPQHAHSPSYHGHAPVPTPQYAHSPRHHGHAPAPTPQHAHSPKHHGHAHSPKHYRHAPAPAPTPQHAHSPSHHDHAHAPTQHAHSPSHHDHAPAPTPQYAHSPRQHDHAPAPTPQHAHSPKHHGHAHPPKHHGHAHSPKHYGHAPVPTPQHAHSPSHHDHAPAPTQYAHSPSHHDHAPALTPQYAHSPRQHDHAPAPTPQHAHSPKHHGHAHPPKHHGHAHSPKHYGHTPVPTPQHAHSPSHRSHAPAPTPQHAHSPRQHGHAPAPIPQHAHSPTHHGHVPAPTPQHAHPPRHHGHAHSPKHHGHAHSPKHHGHAHSPKHHDHGHAPTPTPQHAHSPKHHVHNPTFLLI